In Castor canadensis chromosome 6, mCasCan1.hap1v2, whole genome shotgun sequence, the genomic window GGGTCACAAAGGTCAGCTTTTCTTTGTCTGTGATCAGCAGCGGTCACAAACACAGCAGGAGGTGTGATCACTTtagcaaagagaaaatgagaaaagagggGAAGCAGAAGGAGGGACGGGGGTGTCAAGAACACTGCCCACAGGATAGTCTTCACCCTGACCCTGAGGTCCCAGCAATGGGGCCCACACAACTCAGGTGACCTGTCCTTAATACTCAGCAGCTCACCTCCTTGCCAGAGCCGACTTCCTCTCTGCACCCAGCCTCTCACTTCCCAGCACATGCTTCTCTCAGTAAAGTGAAGGCTCTGCTTGAACCAGCCTGACACTCCCAGTCCCTTTCTTGCCACCTGCCCCACAGCCAAAGAGCAAAGTTAAATCTCTATGTTTCTGAATGATTGGCCATAAACTGCAGAGGGTATGATCCACAGAGCCAGAGCCCAGGGGAGTGGACACTGTACCACATTTCACCATCTCTCATGTGTGCCACTCCACTGGAGTCCTCCAGTGATACCTCCCCATCACATCCCATGGTCCACACACCTCAATGTCCACAGCTCACAGGGCACCATGACACATCACAGAATGTAGAGTAGGAAGGGCCTCACTTTTTATATTCACATCCAGCATAACATGGCAATGCATGTGGGTCCTGGACACCAACCACTGAGATCAACACCAGCTGCCCCTCTGTGGCCTGTAGTGTCACTTGGACTAGCCTCACCCTCCCTGTGCCTCCGCCTCCTtcctcagtgtctctgcaaaTGGCTTGGCAAGCACCTGTGGCTCTCCTGCAGCATCTGTGTGAGCTCCTGGATCCGGTCATAGTGCTCCAGATGTTGCTTCAGCTCCACCACCTCACCAGAGAGTTGCTTCACACTCGTCTGAAGtcctgagagaggaagagaggtgaAGCTCATTCATACATCCTGACAATTCCAGTTTAAGCTGGATCTGTGTTACCAGAAAAAGCACGGACCTTGAAAAAGATGCTTCTGGCCTAGTACAGTAGCTcatatccataatcccagctacttaggaggctgagatcaggaggatcacagttggaggccagcccaggcaaacagttctggagacccAATCTTAACCAATAACCAATAACAGGGTacagtggcatgcatctgtcatcccaagctatgcaggagggtGAGAAAGGGTGGATAGCAATTCCAGACCAGcaaaaaacagtttgtgagaacccatctcaagggaaaagagctgggtgtggtggcacacacctgtcatctcagctacagcaGAAGACATCAGGGATCATGACCTAGGCTGACCTGGGAAAaggtgagacccctatctccaataAAACTAGAGTAAAAAGGCTGGGGGTActgctcgagtggtagagtgcctgcctttaAGGCgcgaatccctgagttcaaactccagtaccaccaaaaaaaaaccgcTTAAAGATAGGGTGTCTAGAACCCTTCTGGCTGCCTCCATGGACCTGAAGCTGTCGGAGCAGACACCCCTGGAGTCATACTCCCATGTGGAGGGTAGAGGGTATGGGCCTGCACCAGCAGGAGGCACCACTGGGTCTGCCTGCTGGAGGCTTCTTCCTCACCAGGAAGCAAACTATGTTCCTCAGGGGCCTGTGGTTTGGGTAGGAGCAATAAGAAGCTCACAGTGGCCACAAGTATATGCTGTGTCCTCTGATTCTGCACCCATCACTGACAGCATTTGTTCTGTTTCTGTTTACACAACTTCTGTCTTTTTCTGAGTCTCTACCTCAAGAGGGAAGAAACACCTCACTTAATGGTTCCTTAAATACAAACACAGGACACACAGAAGTCCATATTCAGACAAACCGCTGCAAAACTAGACAGTATCAGAGacaaggagaaagacagagaggacaGTTGTGGCAGAGAATGACAATGACACTGACAACAGACTCTGCTCACCAACAAGTCCAACAGCAGCAGAGCAGCAACTGGCATGGACAAAGAGAGACAAAACTACTTTGAATCTGTACACCGAAATTTCTCCTCGAGGGCTAAGTGAAAGGGATTCTGGGAAGATGGCAGTGGCAGCATGGTCTCAGGACCTCCCAGGACCCCCATGTTAATCAAATACCAACAGTGACTACATGAAAACCAGAACCCTGTAGAAGCCTCAAGACCCCAACACAAAAAGCAAGGACAAGACCTGAAAGCATGGTCGTGCATGGTATCTGTCTGTGGAGAGCAGTGTTCACCAGTAGGGCATCTGACAAATCTGAGATGGGAGAGGCCCCATGTGTCCCGTTTTCCTTGGCCAAGGAGGGAACCATGGTGGATACAGGGGAGGCTCTGCCCTGCTAGTGAGGGTCAGACTAGTGGTCCCATACAGTCTTGAGGGGCTGACTAGTCTGACCCCTTCCCGAACAGGGTCCACACTAGAGAGAAATAGCTGCTTTGGGGAAAGGGGATCAGAACAAGGCATCTGACAGAGGGGAGAGGACAGAGGCTAGAAATCCCCTAAGGAGGCTGCCATAGCTTTGATCCAAAAAGTCAAAAAGTGCCATGACCTGTCTCTTAGACATCCAGGAGAACAAAGTCCATGTAAAATGGACACCAGAAAAGTCCCATAACCACTGCAGGAGTGCAAGAGTGTCTCGCAGACCAACAGCCAGGCCCACAGGACAGATCCAACTCTCACCCACCATTTCAAAATGAGCAAGGACAAACGAAAGAGTCACACTGGAAATGAAGGCCAGCCTAGAAGAAActtaagagcaaaaagaaaaaagtaatgccccacagaaacaaaggaaaaagctCTAAATttacaaaagggaaaagaatataaagaaaaaagtcttgCCATTCAATAAAACCCCCCAATAAAAGTAAGTGGCAAGAGATCTCTGAGCAGACACTTAACCCAAGAGACAGGTCTGGTGGCATGTCTCACCTGCACTGATTCAAGCTATAAAAGACACAGGAAGATAGGCCAGGTGGGAAGGACACCAGCCCTGAGGTATTTACCTCCTGGCCCCTCAAGGTCTCCTGAAGATAAGAGGAAAGAGAAACTGCTCAAAGGTCCATCCTCCTGAAATGCAGATTATGACCTAGAGAGGTAAGCCAAGAAAagataccaccaccaccaatagtTTTCAAAGTACAGTTGTCTGAATTTAGCTCTTCTTAAAATggcaaaacagaataaaagaaactgaagagaaggaaatgaagattaTCTGGACCCGGAAGAAACAGAGATCAAGGAACTGATCTCTGGACAACTCCCTGCATGGGTAGAGTCCACAGGGCATCCTAGGGGCAGGGCAGCCAGCACCTTACCAAATTCCtaaaagaaccaaagaaaacacTGAGCAGGCTGGCTCAAGATAGGTGGCCACAATGGCAGTGAGACAGGAGCTTGTATCTACCTCAGACAGCACTTGCTGCTTCTGGCTTTTGGCATAAAATGATTTAGCACAAAGTCTACCCCATGCATGTTTTAGTACTCAAATTTCAAAAAGTAGTGTTACCAAATAAACTGTTAACTCACCAGTGATCTGCAAATGTAATGCAGATGAAATGTctgtattttttacttcttttttcatgCTGAACAAAAGGGATTTTAAGCTACTATTCTCCTCCAGAGATTTATCCAAATGCTGTCTCAAGGTATCCTAAGGGCACAAAAACATAATTAGCCAAGTCAAATTtagtagggctggcagagtggctcaagaggtagagcacctcctatcaagtgtgaggctgagttcaaaccccagtactgtccaaaaaaaaccaaaaaaatcaagttCAGTAAAACACATCTACAAAATGGAATGAGACTCTAGATAATCATCACAGACTTTAGCTTCCCTTTACACACTTAAATATGAAGACAAAACCACTCTTCAAAGTGTATTTCCCGGGCAGCAGTCCACCCAGGCCTAATCTCTGTGGCGTCttctggggaagggaaggagtgaCCAGCAGGGAAAGAAGATGGTCCAGCATTTCCCCTGTGAGGGTGTCCTTCACATCTCAGGCCTGATGCTAGCAGAGCAGGTGGTGGGCACTGGTTGACCCTCCCTCACCACAAAGTCCCTGGGGTCACTGCAGATTCCAGGCCCTCCCTAGGGAATTCCATTCTGTTCTGGCTCCTCATTCTGCAGTTGCAGGCAAATCCCATCAGCCACTCCCCACTACAGGTGAGAGCTGAGGTGATACAGAGATGTGGTGAGGATCACAGTCACCATCAGAGCCAGCAATAGCAGCCTTTGCCAAAGTTCCGTGAGTCACAGGGCTCCTGATGACTCAGGTGAGCTGTCCAAGCCATGTGGAGATGGAGCCATGGATCTGCAGCCCACCTGCCTGCTGCTCAGATACCAGTAGGCACACCTAGGTACCAAGTCTGGGCTCTGAACAGGCCCTACCTGGCTTTCACCAGGGGTGTGAGCACCGGCATCTCCTTGAGATCCATGCCTTGTTTCCAGAAAACCTTTGCCCTGTTCATTCTGCATGCTGCAAGCCCACTGTCAGCATGCATATGCTCACTGGGCTGACACTTCAAGCTAGAGGCAGCAATGGACTTAAGACCATGTCTCTAAGGTTCATCCTTCAAATCCTTCCAAAGCACCTTCCACAATGAGGCCAGCACACAAGCTCTTCCTTCCTTGCATGCTGGGGCCGGGAAGGTAGGTAGCTTTCACTGGTATGTTGTGTGGTAGCTCTTGATTGGACTCTAGGGTGTGGTGGGTGCAGGTGGCAGGAAACTGAACATGTCAGGACTGGGTATGTATGTCTGTTTTGGAGGCTGCATCCAGAGCAGGCTGGGAACAAGGGCTGATGCACAGCAGCAGAGGGGACAAAGACTGGCACACCCATCTTGGTGCCGCAAGGACTCCTGCAGTCTGCACAGAGGCCCACATGTGCCTAGGCCTGCTGTGAGGGAGCTGGAAGAAGATTCCAACCTGCCAGGCCCTCAGATGAGATGATGGCTCCTTGGCAGCCCAGCCATGCTGGGTGGATTGCAGAAGCTGGTGATGGAAGTGTGCTAACCCAGCGCTCACCAAGGGCCAAGATGCTTCATGGCCACACAGCTAACCACAGGGTCAGTACTGCTTGGTGTGCTCGCCAGTAACTCCACAGCTCATCCTGCCACCTTGCCCTGTAACAGTTAGTATGGACTCAGAAGGGAGACCACTCAGATACTTCTGACACAACACAAGGATCAGCTGGGCTGCCAGGTCCAAGTTTAGGTTCTGGTTGCCCTTGGATGCCATCTGGTGGCAGAGTACCTCAAACTCAAACAGGGCCACCTGCTACCTAGCAGCAGGACAGGCAGGGTCCCCAGGATTACCCAGCTAACTGAAACCTGACTTAGCAGGACTGGGGAACCCATACCAGGAGATAGTGGGGACAGGACACTAAGTCTCAAACCAGCTCACCCCTTCCTCTCCCATATCTTCCATCCAGACCCTCTGAGAAGAGACATCAGCCAGTTCAGGAACAGCCAGCAATACTCCCAACACCAGTTCACCATTTCCAAGGGGTCTTGGTGTGGAACAGTCAGCAGAGCCTAGGAGCAGCAGAGTGCTGGTAGGGGAGGGCTTTGTGGccctggaggaggaggaaagacacAGGCTGTGGGGCAGTTGGACAGTGCAAGGGCATGCTCACCATCTCCTTCCGCGTGTTGTTGAGTTCGGCTGTCACCTCGTTCATTGTCGTGGtgtactgctgctgctgctcagcAAGGCGGCTTTGCAGAGACTTATTTTCAAGTGTCAGGTAGCTAACTCCTTCATTCCCAAGTGCTGCACTGTCCTGAGCTGCTGTCAACTCTTGAACAGATGACAAAATGTGCCTTGCCTGAGCTAGGACGGAAAATGAAGTACTATTATAGTATTGCAGCCAAAGGATTGGAGCATAGACAAAACAGTGTCCTGAAAACAGAGAGGGCATAGAGAGGGACAAAGAGACGTCAGTCCTGGATATCACCTCTTGGTCTCTCCACATATAGTCATGGGCAGGGTGGAGAAGAATCAAAAATGTTTAATTCTAGAAAAAAAGGTGACCCTCAAGCGATGGCCACACATGCTAGGTGGCCATGTCTTGAATGTGTAGGTGAAAGTGTAGCATCTCATCCTGCAAAGCACAGTGACACTGGCCCTGATATGAGGGGCATATGTATGGGCCACGATCCAGGACTACAATTCCCAGGGTGCTGACCCAGGAGGAGTGAGAGGCGACCCAGGAGGAGCTGTGAGGTTGCTCAACGCTGTTTAGCCTCTTTTAGCTCCCAAGGGGACACTAATGCACAGCCCAGGctgtgggaggaagaagaggccACCATCTGGGTTCAGAGAACTCCTGCCTGGGTCCCCagtttgtagaagaaaacagatCCAAGCCCTCTGTAGGGAGGTTACTGTCCTGCCAGGCCCCAAGTCATCTGCCCCAGTGGCTCTAAGAATCCAGCTTGAGTCATGCCTGAGTACAACCAAATACACATTGAAGATTCTGAAAAAACAGCAGCCAGTTTTCCAGCCCTCCAAATCCTCACATAAAGACAGAGTAATCAGAGTCCGACACTGGACAGCTTTCTCAGCACCACGGAATGCTCTGGTCACCATGAATAGGCAAACTGTAGGAAGGTCCAGGTGAGAGACTGTAATACTCATGGGAGGACTACAGTTTCCTAGTGCTGGGACAACTCATTCAATGCTCCAGAGCCCTGGGTGGCTCACATACAGAGGACCCCAAACCCATTGGGTAAGCAATACGTGCCAGCAGACACTGCTTAGACTCACCGAGGAACACTTCGTTGCCATGCAGGGACCTACAGCCACTCCAGCATCTATCCACCAGGTCGAGGAATGCCTCCAGAAGAGCCGTCTCCAGGGAAGCCTTCCGTGCAGGCACAGCTGTTGAGCGTGGTCTGGGAGAAGGCTGTGATGGAGAGACAACATGAGGCTGGTTTTGAGTCTATGAGACAGTGGCTCATTGTAGTATGGTCCTTAATACCAGTGAGCCTGTGGGCCCCAGATGAATATCTCTCACACAGAAGGAAGCCCAGCCCCATGGGGTTGCAGCCCTGATGCAAGAGGAGGGGGGCCTGGGCAGCACCATCTGTTAAACCAGTCCAAGGCTCCCTGTGACAGGCTTAGGAGAGGTGACAGGACAGTATAGGACCCCacctcctccatcttcctccttgTTCTCAATCCAAAAGGTGAGAGACAGAGGATACAGACAAACAGTGACCAAATCACAGTGAAAAGAGAACTTGGCCTCACAACCTGCACAGCAATCTCAGAGCCAGACATTCTCTACTCAGAACATCAGTCCCATCTCTCACATGGTCCAACGAGGGCAACAGCACTAACAGTGGCCCACGATGGCCCGGGCATGACCAGTGCTGCTAGCTTCCTTTGCTTTTGCCTCAAGGCCGGCTCAGGACCAACCGCAGAGCCAAATACGCACTAAGCATACCACCGTGGCGTCCTGCCCGGGTCAAGGGCCTCTACTCTCCAGACCTTCTGCTTCCATGCCCTTCTCTTCTACCCCTCCCCTAACTGCCCACCTCATACACAGACTTGTTTTCATCTGCGTGGCCCTTGTTAGGTCTCAGGGTGTCCAGCTGGGCCACTGGCCACTGACGGAGACAATGGAGCTGTCCATGGGCCTCTAGGTGCCCCTCAGGGCAGGAGAACTAGCAATCTCTAATCAGGACAAGTCCTTGGGAAAACCACAGGCTCCATTTCTAGGATTCTCCCCTCATAATGGGTTCACTGGTGGCTTCAGCTGGCCACAATGACCAATTCCAACTTTGGAGACAGTTGTATATAAATGTGGGTAAGTCACATGGACTATGTGGCTGTGCTTCCACCTGAACTTCAGGCAGTATAGAGAACATGTGAGCATGGGAGTATGGAAGCAAGCACAAGAAGAATCAGCCTACAAGTGACCTTCACGGTAGGTCACGATTAGTACTGAAAGAGTCCCAGCCCTCACTCAACAGAAATGAGGCAGGCCACAGGCTGCCGACCCTCTACTCCCCAGCTCACTGCTCTGGCATCATTTGTGTTGTGAGATGTCTGCTCTTCAACCTCCGAAGCCTCAGAGCGAGAAAAGGCTGTCTGGCTCCGGCCCTCCGAGCTGTCCCGTCTGCTCAGATTCTCCTCCAAGCTGCTGGGCCCGTCAGCCCTCTCCAGGTTGCTCAGACGCTCCCGGTCCGAGGGCACCTGAAATCTCCCACCAGGCATCCTTCGCTTCCTGTACTTTTCAGGAACAGGCAAAGGATTTAACACTTTCTGTGATGATAAACTTGACTTCTGGGAAGACAAGGTAGAGTCCTCAACATCCATGGAGTCTGTAATACAGAGAGAGCATGGAGCTCTCAGACCAAGTTCTCTGTGGCCCTGTGGCCAAAATTTTGAAAAGGTgagtatgcaaatatgaattcatgcacacacacatggggagaggacagggagacagagggaaggaaggagagcacAATGGTTCACACATGTGGTTAATGCAAGGGGCCTGGATGAGGCAGACAAGATTTCTGCAAGTGCTCAAGCACATGGCTTATGCTTTGACAAAGTGCACCACATATCAGCACCGTGGCATTTTCCAAGAGCGGTTACAGGTGAGCTGTGACCATCAATCTAAGCATGACTCACTGACCAACAATCATTGGGAGGAGCAGAACACAGGGTAAGGCATCTTTATCCAGGGCAGAGAAGTGGGGTCAGGACAAGCACTGAGCTGGAGCATGACCTTGGCCTCAACCACTGCCCAGAACTCAGAACAGCCATGCCACACCCCTGCACTGCTAACAGGCTACCTGGCTGGTCACCATTTACCCGTCCTGCCACTGAAGGTTCCACAAACATGGCCTGAGAAACTTGTTTGTTCATGTAgaagggtggtttttttttttttttgtttgcttgcagtactgggatttgaattcagggccttgcacttgctaggcaggtgctctgtcacttgagccatgccctgttCCTTTTGCCTCTAGTGATTTCTCAGGCAGGGCCATTCTGGACTGCAACCCTCCCACTTACTCCTACTTACACCTCTCacgtagctgtgattataggcacacaccaccatgctcagatttttttttgttaaggtggagttttggtaatttttttttgtttgaaataacCTTGACCCATCATCCTCCCTAtctgtgcctcccatgtagctgggattacaggcatgagccaccacagccAGCCTCATGCACAGGGTTTTCTGATACTTACATCTCATAGATACTCTCAGTTAACTTATCTAAGTTCcctcattttttatattaaaaacatagcTGTCATAATCTGGACATGAGAACTTAGAAGAAAATGTGCATATATCGGGGGttagaaggagagggagaggcagaggaagagtATATGTGTGCAGAAGAAAATCAGCAAGCCTTTACAGACCAGGAGTTTAAATTTGTGATAGTATATGACACTGGTTAAGCATGCTTTCCTAAAATGTGAATGGATGGTAAGTTTCAATGCACTGAATTCTTTCCTAAGACATCTTAGAAAGTTTCACAGCAAACACTAAAAACTGTTTAACTGCTTAGGAAGTGGGACTGAGTGATCACCTGGGTGTGGGGCGAAGCGGGTGTGTGACCCGGGTCCATGCTGCGGGGGGTTCTCCCCACAGTGCCGGTCCTGCGGTGGCTGCCCTGAGCAGCACCCTCTGGAGCTGCCTTTCCTCTTCTCATGGCCCCTCCTCACCGAGTCTCCACATTGGTGCTGGACGCATGGAGGACTGAAGAGATGTTTGGActctattttgttgaaaacattttaagttttgtttcgttaaaagttgtatttttaaagtttgtgaTAGTATGTGACATCTATTAAGCATTCTTTCATTAAATTGAttaaagaggggaaaaaatgcCTGAGCGGGTTAGGAAAGCAGCAGTCAAAAATCACTGCAGTGAATCCCAGATGGCTCTACAGTCAGGCAAAGGCAGGACCCGACCTTAAGACTGATGAGAAAGCAATGGTAACCAAGATGGGGTAGCAGTGGAGAGCCACACAACAACCTGCCAGACAgaattcagaatgagaaacagacACTGGTCAACTGACTTTGAATAAATGTCAAGATAAATAAACAGTCAAAGAGCTTTCAACAAATGGCATTAGAAGAATGACCTCTTAAACCAGGGGTCACACAGCACACACAGACCATCTCTCCCCATGGACCATACTCCTAACACCAAATCCACAGGGTATCTGTGAGAAAACAAGAAGAATCTCCTCAAGCAGGGATGGACAAAGATCTCCTTACAGAACACAAAAGTacaaatcattaaagaaaaatggaaaactggACTTCATTGAAGCTAAAATTATGTTCTTTGAAGCACTGTCAGAAAATGAAAGGCAAGCCATGGAATAGGAGAAAATTCACAGTACTTCTATCTGAGTAAGAGCTTGCAGTCAAAACCCATAAGGTACAAGAAGAGAAACAAACCCATaagtgacagatggacagacCCGAGCCCAAGTGtcacagaagaagaaacacaaactGTCAACATTCCAAcatcattagcttccaggaaaacgtaaattaaaaccatactgaGATACTACCAGATACATACACTTGCAAGAGGGATTGGGATTAAGGGCACTGTTGGGGGGGATGCAGCTCAGATGGGTCCACAGGTGAACCTGGGATCTCAGCCCAATGATGCCTCAACCACTTGCTTTCATGAAACATTCTCAGAGACTCATAATGGAACAGAAATACAAGAAGCTAAAGCTT contains:
- the Cep72 gene encoding centrosomal protein of 72 kDa isoform X2, whose product is MAPGPRLVLSEDMVRERSGLGPHRDLAELRSLSVPGTYQEKITHLGNSLMRLTGLKSLDLSRNSLVSLEGIQYLSSLESLNLYYNCIPSLAEVFRLHSLTELQEVDFRLNPVVKNESDYRLFVVHMLPKLRQLDDRPVRESERKASQLYFASEDSLDSKEIFEATLTAGRPRHSRGWCTDASAKKCLVMDADDEAVLNLIAECEWDLSNPPGSTSSSQKEHEADLQRPQESKHLFSPPCVQHQCGDSVRRGHEKRKGSSRGCCSGQPPQDRHCGENPPQHGPGSHTRFAPHPDSMDVEDSTLSSQKSSLSSQKVLNPLPVPEKYRKRRMPGGRFQVPSDRERLSNLERADGPSSLEENLSRRDSSEGRSQTAFSRSEASEPSPRPRSTAVPARKASLETALLEAFLDLVDRCWSGCRSLHGNEVFLAQARHILSSVQELTAAQDSAALGNEGVSYLTLENKSLQSRLAEQQQQYTTTMNEVTAELNNTRKEMDTLRQHLDKSLEENSSLKSLLFSMKKEVKNTDISSALHLQITGLQTSVKQLSGEVVELKQHLEHYDRIQELTQMLQESHSSLVNTNEHLLQELGHVRAQHRAEVEQMHWSFQELKKTAALFPPRSTSLSGRQSC
- the Cep72 gene encoding centrosomal protein of 72 kDa isoform X1; amino-acid sequence: MAPGPRLVLSEDMVRERSGLGPHRDLAELRSLSVPGTYQEKITHLGNSLMRLTGLKSLDLSRNSLVSLEGIQYLSSLESLNLYYNCIPSLAEVFRLHSLTELQEVDFRLNPVVKNESDYRLFVVHMLPKLRQLDDRPVRESERKASQLYFASEDSLDSKEIFEATLTAGRPRHSRGWCTDASAKKCLVMDADDEAVLNLIAECEWDLSNPPGSTSSSQKEHEADLQRPQESKHLFSPPCVQHQCGDSVRRGHEKRKGSSRGCCSGQPPQDRHCGENPPQHGPGSHTRFAPHPDSMDVEDSTLSSQKSSLSSQKVLNPLPVPEKYRKRRMPGGRFQVPSDRERLSNLERADGPSSLEENLSRRDSSEGRSQTAFSRSEASEVEEQTSHNTNDARAPSPRPRSTAVPARKASLETALLEAFLDLVDRCWSGCRSLHGNEVFLAQARHILSSVQELTAAQDSAALGNEGVSYLTLENKSLQSRLAEQQQQYTTTMNEVTAELNNTRKEMDTLRQHLDKSLEENSSLKSLLFSMKKEVKNTDISSALHLQITGLQTSVKQLSGEVVELKQHLEHYDRIQELTQMLQESHSSLVNTNEHLLQELGHVRAQHRAEVEQMHWSFQELKKTAALFPPRSTSLSGRQSC
- the Cep72 gene encoding centrosomal protein of 72 kDa isoform X3 gives rise to the protein MRLTGLKSLDLSRNSLVSLEGIQYLSSLESLNLYYNCIPSLAEVFRLHSLTELQEVDFRLNPVVKNESDYRLFVVHMLPKLRQLDDRPVRESERKASQLYFASEDSLDSKEIFEATLTAGRPRHSRGWCTDASAKKCLVMDADDEAVLNLIAECEWDLSNPPGSTSSSQKEHEADLQRPQESKHLFSPPCVQHQCGDSVRRGHEKRKGSSRGCCSGQPPQDRHCGENPPQHGPGSHTRFAPHPDSMDVEDSTLSSQKSSLSSQKVLNPLPVPEKYRKRRMPGGRFQVPSDRERLSNLERADGPSSLEENLSRRDSSEGRSQTAFSRSEASEVEEQTSHNTNDARAPSPRPRSTAVPARKASLETALLEAFLDLVDRCWSGCRSLHGNEVFLAQARHILSSVQELTAAQDSAALGNEGVSYLTLENKSLQSRLAEQQQQYTTTMNEVTAELNNTRKEMDTLRQHLDKSLEENSSLKSLLFSMKKEVKNTDISSALHLQITGLQTSVKQLSGEVVELKQHLEHYDRIQELTQMLQESHSSLVNTNEHLLQELGHVRAQHRAEVEQMHWSFQELKKTAALFPPRSTSLSGRQSC